A genomic segment from Planctomycetaceae bacterium encodes:
- a CDS encoding histone deacetylase, whose amino-acid sequence MNMQELLSVVRAGFVFILLMLWPGCAPQSFRAVEDSRAGAALNNRVSVVYSRYYQIDMGGFEKLHPFDIHKYARIYLKLVTEGQIKPQDVFVPEAVRDDQVRLVQSQAFLDSLADPATVARYLEAPVVGLVPAGLIEAGIVRSFRTATGGTILAARQALRHGIAINLAGGYHHAMPDHGEGFNVFADMPIAIAVLKKERLVRRVLVVDVDVHQGNGTIVCTRGDKDVFILDLHEGDIYPIPKQRGPMDIPLPAGAGDKEVLSALRHCLPLAFERAKPDIVFLQGGCDMLAGDPLARLQMTSGGIVQRDAMVIDECVRRGVPVVMVLGGGYSRGAWAAQYASVSRTIGKYGLANPETRSQRRERTLSEKLYTK is encoded by the coding sequence ATGAATATGCAAGAGCTGCTTTCGGTTGTCAGAGCGGGCTTTGTCTTCATATTGCTCATGCTCTGGCCCGGCTGCGCGCCACAGTCGTTCAGGGCGGTGGAAGATTCGCGGGCAGGGGCGGCGCTGAACAATCGCGTCTCGGTGGTGTATTCGCGGTACTACCAGATCGACATGGGCGGGTTCGAGAAGCTCCACCCCTTCGACATCCACAAGTACGCCCGCATCTATCTCAAGCTGGTCACCGAGGGGCAGATCAAGCCCCAGGACGTCTTCGTGCCCGAGGCGGTCCGCGACGACCAGGTCAGGCTGGTGCAGTCGCAGGCATTCCTCGACAGCTTGGCCGATCCGGCAACTGTCGCCAGATATCTTGAGGCGCCGGTGGTGGGGCTGGTGCCGGCGGGCTTGATCGAGGCCGGAATCGTCCGCAGCTTCCGCACGGCCACGGGCGGCACGATCCTGGCGGCCCGCCAGGCGCTGCGTCACGGCATCGCCATCAACCTCGCCGGCGGGTATCACCACGCCATGCCTGACCACGGCGAGGGGTTCAATGTTTTTGCCGACATGCCGATCGCCATCGCCGTGCTGAAGAAGGAGCGACTGGTCCGGCGCGTGCTGGTGGTGGACGTTGACGTGCACCAAGGAAATGGCACCATCGTCTGCACGCGCGGCGATAAAGACGTGTTCATCCTCGACCTGCACGAAGGCGACATCTATCCCATCCCCAAGCAGCGCGGACCCATGGATATACCTCTGCCCGCCGGCGCCGGCGACAAGGAAGTGCTTTCGGCCCTGAGACACTGCCTGCCCCTGGCCTTCGAGCGCGCCAAGCCGGACATCGTCTTCCTCCAGGGCGGATGCGACATGCTGGCCGGCGACCCGCTGGCGCGCCTGCAGATGACCAGCGGCGGCATCGTCCAGCGCGATGCGATGGTGATCGATGAATGCGTCCGCCGCGGCGTTCCGGTGGTGATGGTGCTTGGCGGGGGCTACAGCCGCGGCGCGTGGGCGGCCCAGTACGCAAGCGTCTCGCGCACGATCGGCAAGTACGGCTTAGCCAACCCCGAGACGCGCTCACAACGCCGGGAGCGAACGCTGTCAGAGAAGTTGTACACCAAGTAG
- a CDS encoding PilZ domain-containing protein has product MATPERRVHRRYPLAAGVSFVHAPSQRRFPARCVDISRGGLQVYVPAAAPLKAGQPIRLDLPKVEGDLEELDQRCVDCTVIRIDRTTLLDKGYISVGLQFAQA; this is encoded by the coding sequence ATGGCTACGCCAGAGAGGCGCGTTCACCGGCGATACCCGCTGGCCGCGGGGGTGAGCTTTGTCCACGCCCCTTCGCAGCGGCGCTTCCCCGCCCGGTGCGTCGACATCTCGCGCGGCGGGCTGCAGGTCTACGTCCCCGCCGCCGCCCCACTCAAAGCCGGACAACCCATCCGCCTGGACCTGCCCAAAGTCGAAGGCGACCTGGAAGAACTCGACCAGCGCTGCGTCGACTGCACCGTCATCCGGATCGACCGCACCACCCTGCTCGACAAAGGCTACATCTCCGTCGGCCTCCAATTTGCCCAGGCGTGA
- a CDS encoding NTP transferase domain-containing protein, translated as MNGPTLVVMAAGMGSRYGGLKQLEGLGPGGEPTIAYSIYDAARSGFESVIFVIRPEMEQAFRAAIGDETARHLRTRYAYQQLTSFLPKGFEAAAAARQKPWGTAHAVLCCRELVDGPFAVINADDFYGPASYRALADHLKAAADSAAGVGDYSMVGFVLDKTLSAHGEVSRGVCRVNADGTLADVTERTRIKRFDRAVKYAQGDEWVPLAADSIVSMNMWGFTPSFLDHVQAGFANFVAANTDKPKAEYYLPSVVADLIAAGKARAAVLPTTETWFGLTYPEDRPPARAAIADLIDKGVYPAKLWR; from the coding sequence ATGAACGGACCGACGCTGGTAGTGATGGCCGCGGGGATGGGCAGCCGCTATGGCGGGCTCAAGCAACTCGAAGGGCTCGGACCGGGCGGGGAACCGACGATCGCCTATTCGATCTACGACGCCGCGAGGTCAGGCTTCGAGAGCGTGATCTTCGTCATCCGCCCGGAGATGGAGCAGGCGTTTCGTGCCGCCATCGGCGACGAGACCGCCCGCCACCTGCGCACGCGGTACGCCTACCAGCAGCTAACGAGCTTTCTGCCAAAGGGATTTGAGGCCGCCGCGGCTGCGCGGCAGAAACCCTGGGGCACCGCCCACGCAGTGCTGTGCTGCCGCGAGTTGGTCGACGGGCCCTTCGCCGTCATCAACGCCGACGACTTCTACGGTCCGGCCAGCTATCGCGCGCTGGCCGACCATCTCAAAGCCGCCGCCGACTCCGCCGCCGGCGTGGGCGATTACTCGATGGTCGGCTTCGTGCTGGACAAAACCCTCAGCGCCCACGGCGAAGTTTCGCGCGGCGTCTGCCGCGTCAACGCCGACGGGACACTGGCCGACGTGACCGAACGAACCCGCATCAAACGCTTCGACCGCGCCGTCAAGTACGCCCAGGGCGACGAGTGGGTCCCTCTCGCCGCCGACAGCATCGTCTCGATGAACATGTGGGGCTTCACCCCCTCGTTCCTCGATCACGTGCAAGCGGGCTTCGCCAACTTCGTGGCCGCCAACACCGACAAACCCAAGGCCGAGTACTACCTTCCCTCAGTCGTGGCCGACCTGATCGCCGCCGGCAAAGCCCGCGCAGCGGTCCTGCCGACCACCGAAACCTGGTTCGGCCTGACCTACCCCGAAGACCGCCCTCCCGCGCGAGCGGCCATCGCCGACTTGATCGACAAGGGCGTTTATCCGGCAAAACTGTGGCGATAG
- a CDS encoding aminoglycoside phosphotransferase family protein: MHPQSIVDHFNVPPAAAVALHGSGLIHETYIVTCDDGTRYILQQINHKVFRNVPAMQENILRVTDHLWRKVQEEGGDPAREVLTLVPTTEGRSFCRTGGGRETFWRMYRFIEGARTYDAATPAQARQAAAAFGRFQRRLADLPDPPLHETIAGFHHTPSRFEAFMRAAEADAAGRATDAAAEIDFALARQDIVAVLEDLAAAGDLPRRVVHNDTKLNNVLIDDATGRGLCVIDLDTVMPGLSVIDFGDCCRTAAATTAEDDPDASRMGVDLDMFAALAEGYLSEARAFLTGEEIEHLPFAARLITFEQGLRFLTDWLAGDVYYKITRPGHNLDRARAQFKLVREFEDAHETMAAIIRRCLD; encoded by the coding sequence ATGCACCCGCAATCAATCGTAGACCATTTTAACGTCCCCCCCGCGGCGGCCGTCGCCCTCCACGGCAGCGGGCTCATTCATGAGACCTATATCGTCACCTGCGATGACGGCACGCGGTACATCCTTCAACAGATCAATCACAAGGTCTTCCGCAACGTGCCTGCCATGCAGGAGAACATTCTGCGCGTGACGGACCACCTGTGGCGAAAAGTTCAGGAAGAAGGAGGCGATCCGGCACGCGAGGTGCTGACGCTGGTGCCGACGACGGAGGGCAGGAGCTTCTGCCGCACCGGCGGGGGCCGCGAGACGTTCTGGCGGATGTACCGCTTCATCGAAGGCGCCCGCACGTACGACGCCGCCACGCCTGCCCAGGCGCGTCAGGCCGCCGCGGCCTTCGGGCGGTTTCAGCGCCGGCTGGCGGATCTGCCCGACCCGCCGCTGCACGAGACCATCGCGGGGTTTCATCACACGCCCTCGCGGTTCGAGGCGTTCATGCGCGCCGCCGAGGCCGACGCCGCCGGACGCGCCACCGACGCGGCCGCCGAGATCGACTTCGCCCTGGCGCGCCAGGACATCGTCGCCGTGCTGGAGGACCTGGCCGCCGCCGGAGACCTGCCCCGCCGCGTCGTCCATAACGACACCAAGCTCAACAACGTCCTCATCGACGACGCGACCGGCCGGGGCCTGTGCGTGATCGACCTGGACACCGTCATGCCGGGCCTGTCGGTGATCGATTTTGGCGACTGCTGCCGCACCGCCGCGGCCACCACGGCAGAGGACGACCCCGACGCGTCGCGAATGGGCGTCGATCTGGACATGTTCGCCGCCCTGGCCGAGGGCTACCTGAGCGAGGCGAGGGCGTTTCTGACGGGCGAGGAAATCGAGCACCTGCCCTTCGCCGCGCGCCTGATCACCTTCGAGCAGGGTCTGCGGTTCCTGACCGACTGGCTGGCCGGCGACGTGTATTACAAGATCACCCGCCCGGGGCACAACCTCGATCGCGCGCGGGCGCAGTTCAAGCTGGTGCGGGAGTTCGAGGACGCTCACGAGACGATGGCCGCGATCATCCGCCGGTGCCTGGATTAA
- a CDS encoding ferritin family protein codes for MAGRPATDWREKFGKVFRGDYHTGGEDGSCIMGIELTANDVIALAEQIEKAACNFYARAAKAVGDRRTRQLLSELAALEQVHEDIFSGLRLGKETLPARIEAAAGPISAEVGMLARGLEETLGEVAASQSSAEMLRRALAFEQDSVKFFQGMRKMLPRGAAQKRVDAIIEEEVSHVLMISSALNWHGQADA; via the coding sequence GTGGCAGGGCGACCCGCAACGGATTGGCGGGAAAAGTTCGGCAAGGTCTTTCGCGGCGACTATCATACGGGCGGGGAGGACGGGAGTTGCATCATGGGCATCGAGTTGACAGCCAATGACGTCATCGCCTTGGCCGAACAGATCGAGAAGGCCGCGTGCAATTTTTACGCTCGTGCGGCCAAGGCCGTCGGCGACCGGCGCACGCGGCAGCTCTTGTCGGAGCTCGCTGCGCTCGAACAGGTGCATGAAGACATCTTCTCGGGCCTGCGGCTGGGCAAGGAGACCCTGCCCGCCCGCATAGAAGCGGCCGCGGGGCCGATCTCGGCCGAGGTGGGGATGCTGGCCCGAGGTCTCGAAGAGACGCTGGGCGAGGTGGCGGCTTCACAAAGCAGCGCCGAGATGCTCCGCCGCGCCCTGGCCTTCGAGCAGGACAGCGTGAAGTTCTTCCAGGGGATGCGCAAGATGCTCCCCCGCGGCGCTGCGCAGAAACGCGTCGATGCGATTATCGAAGAAGAGGTTTCGCACGTCCTGATGATCTCCAGCGCCCTGAACTGGCACGGGCAGGCCGATGCGTAA
- a CDS encoding bifunctional glycosyltransferase family 2/GtrA family protein, with protein sequence MEYARGAAATGARPSGPDVRPWVLIPAYKPDEELLRLVGALADSPVVQAVVVVDDGSGGQYAAIFARLARIARCSVVSHVTNLGKGAALRTGLNYGATRLSDSVGCVTADADGQHRLEDILRVAARLAEAPRSLVLGARAFEGEVPLRSRFGNRVTRTTLRLVTGLRLSDTQTGLRGIPAAFIPDIVRLRSSGYDFEMEMLLEAHRVKVVVVEEPIATIYTDNNSGSHFSPLLDSMRVYFVLLRFAAVSLLTAGVDFVVFAVSMWMAPNVLLAMAAGRAAAIAFNYHSNRKIVFRSRSTSRWTFPGYLALVIFSGLVSYALMQLLGNLAALPVLASKVVAESIVFVFNFAVQRDLIFRGRGDVE encoded by the coding sequence ATGGAGTACGCACGAGGGGCCGCCGCGACTGGCGCCAGGCCGTCAGGGCCTGATGTCCGCCCCTGGGTTCTCATTCCCGCGTACAAACCCGATGAGGAGCTGCTGCGCCTGGTGGGCGCCCTGGCGGACTCGCCGGTCGTTCAGGCGGTGGTGGTCGTCGACGACGGCAGCGGAGGGCAGTACGCGGCGATCTTCGCGCGGCTGGCCCGGATCGCCCGCTGCAGCGTTGTCTCACACGTGACGAATCTCGGCAAGGGCGCCGCCCTGCGAACGGGCCTCAATTATGGCGCGACGCGCCTGTCCGATTCCGTCGGCTGCGTCACCGCCGACGCCGACGGGCAGCATCGCCTGGAGGATATCCTTCGTGTGGCCGCTCGGCTGGCGGAGGCTCCGCGCAGTCTGGTTCTGGGCGCGCGGGCCTTTGAAGGCGAGGTGCCTCTTCGCAGCCGGTTCGGCAACCGGGTCACGCGGACGACGCTGCGCCTGGTGACGGGGCTGCGGCTCAGCGACACCCAGACGGGCCTGCGGGGGATACCGGCGGCGTTCATCCCGGACATCGTGCGCCTGCGGAGCAGCGGTTATGACTTCGAGATGGAGATGCTGCTCGAAGCCCATCGCGTAAAGGTCGTAGTCGTCGAGGAGCCCATCGCCACGATCTACACCGACAACAACAGCGGGTCGCATTTCAGCCCGCTGCTGGATTCGATGCGGGTATATTTCGTGCTGCTGAGGTTCGCCGCCGTCTCGCTGCTGACGGCGGGCGTCGATTTCGTGGTCTTCGCGGTCTCGATGTGGATGGCCCCCAACGTCCTGCTGGCGATGGCGGCCGGCCGCGCGGCGGCCATCGCCTTCAACTACCACAGCAATCGCAAAATCGTCTTCCGCTCCAGGAGCACGTCGCGCTGGACGTTTCCGGGATACCTGGCGCTGGTGATCTTCAGCGGCCTGGTCAGTTACGCCCTGATGCAACTGCTGGGCAACCTGGCCGCCCTTCCTGTTCTGGCCTCGAAAGTGGTTGCCGAATCCATCGTGTTCGTCTTCAACTTCGCCGTGCAGCGGGACCTGATCTTCCGCGGCCGAGGTGACGTGGAATGA
- a CDS encoding type II toxin-antitoxin system HicA family toxin, producing the protein MGRLGVFSGRDVIRILQANGFVEVRRRGSHVAMQKKLPEGSVTVPVPDHGELKLGTLRAIIRQSGLARELFEK; encoded by the coding sequence TTGGGTAGGCTGGGGGTCTTCTCCGGCAGAGACGTTATTCGCATCTTGCAGGCCAATGGTTTTGTCGAGGTCCGCAGACGGGGCAGCCACGTTGCCATGCAGAAGAAGCTACCCGAAGGTTCCGTCACCGTCCCAGTGCCCGATCACGGCGAACTCAAGTTGGGGACATTGCGCGCGATCATCCGCCAGAGCGGCTTGGCGCGCGAGCTGTTCGAAAAATAG
- a CDS encoding type II toxin-antitoxin system HicB family antitoxin has protein sequence MATRTFTMLTHREDDMWVSLCPELDVASQGGSVEEAQANLREAVGLFLETASPEEIQQRLDRDVHLDRLEVTIG, from the coding sequence ATGGCTACCCGAACATTTACGATGCTGACTCACCGCGAAGACGACATGTGGGTGTCCTTGTGTCCGGAACTGGATGTGGCCAGCCAGGGCGGGTCTGTCGAGGAAGCACAGGCGAATCTTAGAGAAGCAGTCGGTCTGTTTCTGGAAACGGCCAGCCCTGAGGAAATTCAGCAACGGCTCGACCGGGATGTGCATCTAGACCGCCTGGAGGTCACCATTGGGTAG
- a CDS encoding RDD family protein — protein MSSRRTNTLVIRTPEGYAFSYPLAGPVARMLAWIVDLFVQVVLFIGLAMLLGPLTPLLGGLVQALYAVLVFLVGIGYATVLEWRWGGRTLGKKALGLRVMDNQAMPLTFSQALIRNLLRPVDSLPLLYLVGGLSMLLTRHAQRLGDLAAGTVVVASPRTYEPDLSVVLADDKFNSFRAWPVLEARLRHKVSADEARLAAQAMLRRETLHAENRLQVFTELAEYFQTLSPFPQDATDGLSSEQYIRNIVDSLYRPMVAKAQAAAKKSKSEN, from the coding sequence ATGTCTAGCCGCCGCACCAACACGCTGGTCATCCGCACGCCCGAAGGGTATGCGTTCTCGTATCCACTGGCCGGCCCGGTGGCGCGCATGCTCGCGTGGATCGTCGACCTGTTCGTCCAGGTGGTGCTGTTCATCGGCCTGGCGATGCTGCTGGGCCCGCTGACGCCGCTGCTGGGCGGGCTGGTGCAGGCCCTGTACGCGGTGCTGGTCTTCCTGGTGGGCATCGGGTACGCCACGGTGCTCGAATGGCGCTGGGGCGGACGCACGCTGGGCAAGAAGGCCCTGGGTCTGCGCGTGATGGACAACCAGGCCATGCCCCTGACCTTCAGCCAGGCGCTGATCCGCAACCTGCTGCGACCGGTCGACTCGCTGCCGCTGCTGTACCTCGTCGGCGGCCTGTCGATGCTCCTGACCCGCCACGCTCAGCGCCTGGGCGACCTGGCGGCAGGAACCGTCGTGGTCGCCTCCCCGCGCACGTACGAACCGGACCTCAGCGTCGTGCTGGCCGACGACAAGTTCAACTCCTTCCGCGCCTGGCCGGTTCTCGAAGCACGCCTGCGCCACAAGGTCTCAGCCGACGAAGCGCGCCTGGCGGCCCAGGCCATGCTCCGCCGCGAAACTCTCCACGCCGAAAACCGCCTGCAGGTCTTTACTGAACTGGCCGAATATTTTCAGACGCTCTCGCCCTTCCCCCAGGACGCCACCGACGGCTTGTCGAGCGAGCAGTACATCCGCAATATCGTCGACAGCCTCTACCGCCCCATGGTCGCCAAAGCCCAAGCGGCCGCCAAAAAATCGAAGAGCGAGAATTGA
- a CDS encoding class I SAM-dependent methyltransferase produces the protein MTASTDWQAYYGRPFCASGLSRRYTRRVLLGMMERFIDRSGGAALRVAELGGGGSCFLQSVLALLPLEEYHVFDTSAAGLERVRQEARQGAVRLHQADVLDGAAAFAGTFDLVFSVGLVEHFDAPGTAKAIDTHFEMLRAGGLAIISYPTPTWSYRLIRGAAEAAGVWRFPDERPLRGQEVLPVVARHGQVLGRKLLWPILLTQEMIAARKR, from the coding sequence ATGACCGCCTCGACGGACTGGCAAGCATACTACGGTCGGCCGTTTTGCGCCTCGGGGCTGTCGCGCCGGTACACGCGGCGGGTGCTGCTGGGGATGATGGAGCGCTTTATCGACCGCTCGGGCGGCGCGGCGCTGCGCGTGGCGGAACTCGGCGGCGGCGGCAGTTGCTTTCTACAGAGCGTTCTGGCCCTGCTGCCGCTGGAGGAGTATCACGTGTTCGACACCAGCGCCGCCGGGCTCGAGCGGGTCCGCCAAGAGGCCCGGCAGGGAGCGGTCCGGCTGCACCAGGCGGACGTTCTGGACGGGGCGGCCGCCTTTGCCGGCACGTTCGATCTTGTCTTCAGCGTCGGTCTCGTCGAGCACTTTGACGCCCCGGGCACCGCCAAGGCCATCGACACGCACTTTGAGATGCTCCGCGCGGGCGGCCTGGCGATCATTTCCTACCCGACGCCGACATGGTCTTACCGGCTCATTCGCGGTGCGGCCGAGGCGGCGGGCGTATGGCGTTTTCCCGACGAGAGGCCCCTGCGAGGGCAGGAGGTGCTGCCGGTCGTCGCCCGTCACGGCCAGGTGCTGGGGCGAAAACTCCTCTGGCCCATCCTGCTGACGCAGGAGATGATCGCCGCCAGGAAACGCTGA
- the rnc gene encoding ribonuclease III, translated as MDQHALDKCQELIGYRFNDPAILSLALTHASVAATRVESNERLEFLGDSILGLVVCHELYSDPSNLHEGDMTKIKSAVVSRKTCAEMAQAIGLCEALVLGKGMGGSQPLPESVAAAVFEAVVGAVFLDGGLSAARKFLMGPLGPHIRQSKASEHQCNYKSILQQYLQKTFNHRPSYQLLDEKGPDHRKCFEVAVSVNGRQFKAAWGICKKDAEQAAALAALVELGVLEPPVQE; from the coding sequence GTGGATCAGCACGCTCTAGACAAATGTCAGGAACTCATCGGCTATCGTTTTAACGATCCAGCCATTCTCTCACTGGCGCTGACGCATGCGTCGGTGGCCGCCACGCGCGTGGAAAGCAACGAGCGCCTGGAGTTTCTGGGCGACTCCATCCTCGGCTTGGTCGTCTGCCACGAACTCTACAGCGACCCGTCCAATCTGCACGAAGGCGACATGACGAAGATCAAGTCTGCCGTCGTGTCCCGCAAGACCTGCGCGGAGATGGCCCAGGCCATCGGTCTGTGCGAGGCGCTGGTGTTGGGCAAGGGGATGGGCGGCAGCCAGCCGCTGCCGGAATCGGTAGCCGCGGCGGTCTTTGAGGCGGTGGTCGGGGCGGTCTTCCTCGACGGCGGACTGTCCGCGGCGCGGAAGTTTCTCATGGGCCCGCTGGGGCCTCATATCCGCCAGTCCAAGGCCAGCGAACATCAGTGCAATTACAAATCCATTCTCCAGCAGTATCTGCAGAAGACCTTCAATCATCGCCCCTCGTACCAGCTTCTGGACGAAAAGGGCCCCGACCATCGCAAGTGCTTTGAGGTGGCGGTCAGCGTCAACGGCAGGCAGTTCAAAGCCGCCTGGGGCATCTGCAAGAAGGACGCCGAGCAAGCCGCCGCCCTGGCGGCGCTGGTCGAGCTGGGCGTGCTGGAGCCGCCGGTACAGGAATAG
- the dacB gene encoding D-alanyl-D-alanine carboxypeptidase/D-alanyl-D-alanine-endopeptidase, giving the protein MAQQPQPAAVQQRVEAMVNDYLRAHGGRAGVSIVQLPNQPLAALAADETFIPASNQKLLTCGAALARLGSTYQFTTRVYLLADASVLVAGDFDPTLGDADVESSLGLGRYDELDRWAAAVKTALGGAAIKRVLIEDNPDDSTYTPPDWSEPNARAAYVAPACRLNYNNNCLDVTFVLRSGQVTPRIFPYSRFYRVIDQTRPGRTATWSLTGNADDSILTLKGSVVASASTRGGVSVAVKSPPLLLGRALAQRLVLAGLTFDPQTPDPVAIVPAQAPGSADLTGAKLVAVTRRPLGLAMARAGKDSLNMAAECLLLRSGDGTWEGSARIAVETLVKTFGLDPAKLAIRDGSGLSRGNRVSPAGMTTMLTALAARPDAASVLGSMSVAGADGTLGKRMTALDQRVLGKTGYIHGVCCLSGYVLDRSGKPQIAFAMFANGFKGRAQNFKDVQDNICRLLVETLDASAPPQPPRQ; this is encoded by the coding sequence ATGGCTCAGCAGCCCCAGCCGGCGGCGGTGCAGCAGCGGGTTGAGGCGATGGTCAACGATTATCTCCGCGCCCACGGCGGACGCGCCGGCGTATCGATCGTGCAGCTTCCCAACCAGCCTCTGGCGGCGCTGGCCGCCGATGAAACGTTCATCCCCGCCAGCAACCAAAAGTTGCTGACGTGCGGAGCGGCTTTGGCACGGCTGGGCAGTACCTACCAGTTCACCACGCGCGTCTACCTGCTGGCCGACGCCAGCGTGCTCGTCGCCGGCGACTTCGATCCGACCCTCGGCGACGCCGACGTGGAATCTTCCCTCGGCCTGGGGCGCTACGACGAGTTGGACCGCTGGGCCGCGGCCGTCAAAACCGCCCTTGGCGGCGCGGCGATCAAGCGGGTGCTGATCGAGGACAATCCCGACGACAGCACGTACACGCCGCCGGACTGGTCCGAGCCCAATGCCCGGGCGGCCTACGTGGCGCCGGCCTGTCGGCTGAACTATAACAACAACTGCCTGGACGTGACCTTCGTGCTGCGTTCGGGGCAGGTCACGCCGCGGATATTCCCGTACAGCCGGTTCTATCGCGTGATCGACCAGACGCGCCCCGGTCGCACCGCCACCTGGTCGCTGACGGGCAACGCCGACGATTCGATCCTGACGCTCAAGGGGTCGGTCGTGGCGTCGGCGTCGACCCGCGGCGGCGTCAGCGTCGCGGTCAAATCCCCCCCGCTGCTGCTGGGCCGCGCGCTGGCCCAGCGCCTCGTGCTGGCCGGCTTGACGTTCGATCCGCAGACTCCGGACCCCGTCGCCATCGTGCCCGCCCAGGCGCCCGGGTCGGCCGACCTGACCGGGGCCAAACTCGTAGCCGTCACGCGCCGCCCGCTGGGGCTGGCGATGGCGCGAGCGGGCAAAGACAGCCTGAACATGGCGGCGGAATGTCTCCTGCTGCGCAGCGGCGACGGAACCTGGGAAGGCAGCGCGCGAATCGCCGTCGAGACGCTGGTAAAGACGTTTGGCCTGGACCCGGCGAAGTTGGCGATTCGTGACGGCTCAGGACTTTCGCGCGGCAACCGGGTTTCGCCGGCAGGAATGACCACGATGCTGACCGCCCTGGCGGCCCGCCCCGACGCCGCCAGCGTGCTCGGGAGCATGTCGGTCGCCGGCGCCGACGGAACGTTGGGCAAGCGGATGACCGCCCTCGACCAGCGCGTCCTGGGCAAGACCGGATACATTCATGGCGTCTGCTGCCTCAGCGGATACGTGCTGGACCGCTCAGGCAAGCCGCAGATCGCCTTTGCGATGTTCGCCAATGGGTTCAAAGGACGCGCCCAGAACTTCAAGGATGTGCAGGACAACATCTGCCGCCTGCTGGTGGAAACGCTCGACGCCTCCGCCCCGCCGCAGCCCCCGCGGCAATGA